A genomic window from Cucumis melo cultivar AY chromosome 8, USDA_Cmelo_AY_1.0, whole genome shotgun sequence includes:
- the LOC103502186 gene encoding uncharacterized protein LOC103502186, which produces MVCETSDYPQKSLQFKQNDKFFSKILSRESSRANYSSRIYYGGLAGAVPFVWESQPGTPIHRFSDDLTPPLTPPPSYFSDSLKKPLKKRSKSLSLLHIFFNSKRKFDLLSPPPVSKSASLPSPGSVFDSAAGAKFTGRRSARRFPTEKEEENAAASGSVLCFGLGR; this is translated from the coding sequence ATGGTGTGTGAAACTTCCGATTATCCTCAGAAATCTCTCCAATTCAAGCAAAATGACAAATTCTTCTCCAAAATTCTGTCCCGAGAAAGTTCCAGAGCCAACTACTCTTCAAGAATCTACTACGGCGGATTGGCCGGCGCCGTTCCCTTCGTTTGGGAGTCCCAGCCAGGTACGCCTATTCACCGATTTTCCGATGACCTAACTCCTCCTCTTACTCCTCCTCCTTCTTACTTTTCCGATTCCCTCAAAAAACCGCTCAAGAAACGTTCcaaatctctctctcttcttcacATCTTCTTCAATTCCAAGAGGAAATTCGATCTGTTGTCTCCGCCGCCTGTTTCTAAATCCGCCTCATTGCCGTCTCCCGGATCCGTGTTCGACTCAGCCGCCGGCGCGAAGTTCACAGGGCGGCGTTCCGCGCGGCGGTTTCCGACTGAAAAGGAGGAAGAGAATGCGGCGGCTAGTGGTTCGGTTCTTTGTTTCGGACTGGGTAGGTGA
- the LOC103502185 gene encoding aspartate aminotransferase, mitochondrial-like isoform X1 gives MWRSLVLTRRCISTSTSTSKPLSLGWFDHVKPAPKDPIIGVTEAFLADPSPNKINLGVGAYRDDEGKPVVLQCVRDAESKITGSEFLESISAGVSSRFVEESVELIYGKNSDVMKERRFAGLQALSGTGACRLFAEFQRHFHHDVPIFLPDPTWSNHHNIWRDAQVPVRTYRYYHHDSKGLNFGAFMDDIKNAPEGSFFLLHPCAHNPTGIDPTDEQWREISNQFMVNHHFPFFDMAYQGFASGDLEKDAKAIRIFLEDGHIIGCAQSFAKNMGLYGHRVGCLSVLAKDQKQAMIVRSQLQRLARAMYSSPPIHGVLLVSTILSDPLLKAEWIEELKVMADRIRSMRASLFDHLEKLNSPHNWDHIVKQVGMFCYSGLNYEQIDQLARDFHIYMTRDGRISMAGVTTRNVSYLAEAMHQVSSYDPQCQ, from the exons ATGTGGAGGAGTTTGGTACTAACGAGAAGATGCATTTCAACTTCAACTTCAACTTCAAAGCCTCTTAGTCTCGGATGGTTCGATCACGTGAAACCGGCTCCGAAGGATCCGATCATCGGTGTTACCGAGGCTTTTTTGGCCGATCCAAGCCCTAACAAAATCAACCTCGGGGTG GGAGCTTATCGTGACGATGAGGGCAAACCGGTTGTGCTTCAATGTGTTAGGGATGCTGAATCGAAAATTACCGGGAGCGAGTTCTT aGAGTCAATTTCTGCTGGGGTGAGTTCAAGATTTGTGGAGGAGAGTGTTGAGTTGATTTATGGAAAGAATTCAGATGTTATGAAGGAAAGGAGGTTTGCCGGACTTCAGGCATTGTCTGGGACTGGAGCTTGCCGACTGTTTGCTGAATTTCAAAGGCATTTCCATCATGATGTTCCGATTTTCTTGCCTGATCCTACTTGGTCTAA CCATCACAACATTTGGAGAGATGCTCAAGTTCCTGTGAGAACCTACCGCTACTATCATCATGATTCAAAGGGTTTGAATTTTGGAGCATTCATGGATGATATCAAG AATGCCCCAGAAGGTTCTTTCTTTCTGCTTCATCCTTGTGCTCACAACCCAACTGGCATCGACCCAACGGATGAACAATGGCGAGAAATTTCAAATCAGTTTATG GTGAACCATCACTTTCCCTTCTTTGACATGGCGTATCAAGGTTTTGCCAGTGGAGATCTTGAAAAGGATGCCAAAGCTATACGTATATTTCTTGAAGATGGACATATAATAGGATGTGCTCAATCCTTTGCGAAGAATATGGGTTTATACGGACACAGGGTTGGTTGTCTAAG TGTTCTTGCCAAAGATCAAAAGCAAGCGATGATAGTAAGATCTCAACTTCAGCGACTGGCCAGGGCAATGTATAGCAGCCCTCCTATTCATGGTGTGTTATTGGTCTCAACAATCTTGAGCGATCCACTTCTGAAGGCTGAATGGATTGAAGAACTGAAG GTCATGGCTGATCGCATTCGATCAATGAGAGCTAGTTTATTTGATCATCTTGAGAAATTGAACTCTCCTCACAATTGGGACCACATAGTTAAGCAG GTTGGAATGTTTTGCTATTCTGGATTGAACTATGAGCAGATTGATCAGCTGGCGAGagattttcatatatatatgaCTAGGGATGGACGTATAAG CATGGCGGGTGTGACGACGAGAAATGTAAGCTATTTAGCGGAAGCGATGCATCAAGTCAGTAGCTATGATCCACAGTGTCAATAA
- the LOC103502185 gene encoding aspartate aminotransferase, mitochondrial-like isoform X2, with translation MWRSLVLTRRCISTSTSTSKPLSLGWFDHVKPAPKDPIIGVTEAFLADPSPNKINLGGAYRDDEGKPVVLQCVRDAESKITGSEFLESISAGVSSRFVEESVELIYGKNSDVMKERRFAGLQALSGTGACRLFAEFQRHFHHDVPIFLPDPTWSNHHNIWRDAQVPVRTYRYYHHDSKGLNFGAFMDDIKNAPEGSFFLLHPCAHNPTGIDPTDEQWREISNQFMVNHHFPFFDMAYQGFASGDLEKDAKAIRIFLEDGHIIGCAQSFAKNMGLYGHRVGCLSVLAKDQKQAMIVRSQLQRLARAMYSSPPIHGVLLVSTILSDPLLKAEWIEELKVMADRIRSMRASLFDHLEKLNSPHNWDHIVKQVGMFCYSGLNYEQIDQLARDFHIYMTRDGRISMAGVTTRNVSYLAEAMHQVSSYDPQCQ, from the exons ATGTGGAGGAGTTTGGTACTAACGAGAAGATGCATTTCAACTTCAACTTCAACTTCAAAGCCTCTTAGTCTCGGATGGTTCGATCACGTGAAACCGGCTCCGAAGGATCCGATCATCGGTGTTACCGAGGCTTTTTTGGCCGATCCAAGCCCTAACAAAATCAACCTCGGG GGAGCTTATCGTGACGATGAGGGCAAACCGGTTGTGCTTCAATGTGTTAGGGATGCTGAATCGAAAATTACCGGGAGCGAGTTCTT aGAGTCAATTTCTGCTGGGGTGAGTTCAAGATTTGTGGAGGAGAGTGTTGAGTTGATTTATGGAAAGAATTCAGATGTTATGAAGGAAAGGAGGTTTGCCGGACTTCAGGCATTGTCTGGGACTGGAGCTTGCCGACTGTTTGCTGAATTTCAAAGGCATTTCCATCATGATGTTCCGATTTTCTTGCCTGATCCTACTTGGTCTAA CCATCACAACATTTGGAGAGATGCTCAAGTTCCTGTGAGAACCTACCGCTACTATCATCATGATTCAAAGGGTTTGAATTTTGGAGCATTCATGGATGATATCAAG AATGCCCCAGAAGGTTCTTTCTTTCTGCTTCATCCTTGTGCTCACAACCCAACTGGCATCGACCCAACGGATGAACAATGGCGAGAAATTTCAAATCAGTTTATG GTGAACCATCACTTTCCCTTCTTTGACATGGCGTATCAAGGTTTTGCCAGTGGAGATCTTGAAAAGGATGCCAAAGCTATACGTATATTTCTTGAAGATGGACATATAATAGGATGTGCTCAATCCTTTGCGAAGAATATGGGTTTATACGGACACAGGGTTGGTTGTCTAAG TGTTCTTGCCAAAGATCAAAAGCAAGCGATGATAGTAAGATCTCAACTTCAGCGACTGGCCAGGGCAATGTATAGCAGCCCTCCTATTCATGGTGTGTTATTGGTCTCAACAATCTTGAGCGATCCACTTCTGAAGGCTGAATGGATTGAAGAACTGAAG GTCATGGCTGATCGCATTCGATCAATGAGAGCTAGTTTATTTGATCATCTTGAGAAATTGAACTCTCCTCACAATTGGGACCACATAGTTAAGCAG GTTGGAATGTTTTGCTATTCTGGATTGAACTATGAGCAGATTGATCAGCTGGCGAGagattttcatatatatatgaCTAGGGATGGACGTATAAG CATGGCGGGTGTGACGACGAGAAATGTAAGCTATTTAGCGGAAGCGATGCATCAAGTCAGTAGCTATGATCCACAGTGTCAATAA